The Astyanax mexicanus isolate ESR-SI-001 chromosome 8, AstMex3_surface, whole genome shotgun sequence sequence ttctagagcagaaaaacggggcaaagagtccaAAAGAGTAGaaagtgtgcagttttagcgcagaaaaacggggcaaagagtctaaaagttgccgtaattaaggagttttatattaagagacatcatgaaattaaagattattttgaaaaatcttagtttatacaactatgtcaaagataaagatagtaaatcaagtaaaatggtgtgtaaatgaaataatcaggaaaatgtattatttaaagtggtatatttcattatttgttttattacagagtctgtggcccgtgactccaaatatatttctccttctggcccccaacaaaaaagtttggacactcctgcactagtttttaatatacagtattataatgttGCATGTGTATATCATGCACTTCTATTTtgtgctgcattttttttttctgatcagcAGGAGATCAGAGAGGTAAAAGTGAAGGTTCAGCAGAATTTGAGAAGTTGTTGATCTGCAGGGGGATTCAGGACACTGACGCAGTGTGGGGGGGGCTTCTTCTGAAGTGTGTTAAAATGACGCACTTCTCTGCAAACGCAGCACCAACACCAGACCCACATGTGGCTAATAGACACTCTGCTGTGGAGCTCTTCTAGAGAAACTCTTTGCATACCGGTTATTTTTGCATAAAGATTTTCCCACACTAAACACCAGCCATGTTTAGCAGTgctgtgcagtgaggcccttatAACCCTTCAGAGAATTatttaaatcattacataatatttaatcaggaaatatatattatacttattgtaagtataagtatatattttaataattaactaaaataaaaaaacagcaactaattcaaagcattactcAGGCGTTtttctgactgacagcggttctaaccaatcaaaactgctttttaaaatggtttctgcccccttgtgtctgagtggacccttctcctgattttatTAGCAAAGTCGTagaacaatctaaccaatcagattcatgatttttactAAGGGGGCGGGGCTATGACTGTCTAATCCCTTCTCAGCAGCGTTCTAATGAAAAGCTACATGTTGGTTAGTcgtaaaacggagctcatgctggattagttcaatagttagctaactatcatggaattgcgactaaaatgagacagatattgtgtcatatcatattaaaaagcacttttaaaggctgtcctttaaTGTGAAACTACAGTAATTCACAATAATATGCGGCCTGACTGgtaagtttttgtgtgtacttaatgttttggctgctctatGATGTGTTGAACAGCTGTACTTGTAGAAAAATGAAGCACTGATTGCTGTGGTCTGTTGTACATGATCCTTTTGTTAtatgtagctgttgtatttgtgggctgttaatgtgtattaacttcatataactaagtcaagacagagaatatgtgaatatatagttattgtaatattcataTATGTGTAGGTGGGCGGGGgtggggtgttgcagaaggggtacccactatattaactgcacaccactgatgtttagtatatactgtacattacacTGTTATTGTATATgttgtttctgacactgtataatctataaaaaaaatcataaaattcgattatatatattaaatcatacAATTCACAAATTATTGAAGGAATAGTTATTAGAATAAATAATAGAATGGTACACAaagataaacaacaaaataaaattcagaaatataataatattaataaaatgtgtgacTTTTTGACAGAAAAGAATTGCTCCAATAGAAATGATACACATGTTTAAAGTTGACTTTCTTTGAAAGCTAAGCAGTTTTTCATTGTCCTTTGAAGATACAGGGTTTTTGCATGTcagtgactatatatatatatatatatatgagttatATATGAGTCGATTATTACAGAAGGTGCTGCTGAAACATATGACTATAATAAAAGCtatgttttactttattatacCTGTATAGAGCTGCAGTCTCCTGATGCACAGGCTCCCAACACTGCAGCTCCCACCAACACagcctctctctctgcagccaaCACCACCGGcaaccctgcacacacacacacacacacacacacacacacacacacacacacacacacagtgatgaggggaaagagcaccatatacccacccagagagagctagaTCAGTcatgctctctcggggctccggtagccgaggtcaagctgcataaacaggattcgaaccggcgatctcccgatcatagtggcagcaccttagtatgctggaccactcagagttgtgttctaagtagttttttttacacattttgtttcaATTTTTTAATTGCATAATTAAGTGTATTACAAGACAATTTTCTTAGtaataaaattcatttaaaattattttgtatgcatatttatacatgtaatttatatatatatatatatatatatatattatatatacacacacacacatgcagacagagaaaaagagatggggagagagacagagtgagaaagagtgagagagagaaaatgatgaAAGCAAGAAAACAGTTACAGTGTTTGAAAAAGGGGGatgagagataaaagagaaagtTCAAAGAGGTGAGAGGTCAGAGAAAGGTCAGGGTGGGCTGGGTGTCAGCGTTTCAGCACTCAATGATCATTCTGAACGTATATCAGAGCTTACCTGTGGTGTTGGCGTGAATCTGCACAAACAGGGGGTTCTTACTCAGCCCCCCACACAGGAAGAGGGTGGTGATGTCATGTCCTGCTTCCTTCATCACACTCAGAATGTGTCTGGTCCCGAGCTGAGAACACAGCACGACAACCCgacagacaaataaataaaatactaacaaataaatacagttgtagttaagaaaacataaaaaagggcTCCCTGGAGCAACTTAATAAGGACCataagtattaattattattaattattattttaacttaaaaaaacattttaaaaaattaacaacATTATTGTGTACAACAGGATATGACtttaaaaggaacaaaaataagATAGGCAAGTTCATTTTACTTCcctaatgtttacatttttcttataGTTTGCATTTTTTGCtggtttatgttttatgttttattttcttatttactcTTTATATTTAATGTGATAACTTTTTCACTGCTTATGGATTTATTTTCATCACATTTTTGTTATGcagaataggggtgggcgatatggctctaaaataatatcacaatatttcagggtatttttgtgataacgatatacttggcgatataggaaaactaaaataattcattaatttcagaaatatagtataacagtataacagaataattataatgtggcaaaataaataatatagcataaaataatataatgcagcaaaaaaattgcagaatatttagtgcatgcatataaactataaactaaaacaattatacaataaatacacctaaagcttcacagtaaataatagactacttttaagacagaacagccctattatcacgatatggattttaatatcatgatatttctgtgtcacgatatatattgtatacaatataatattgcccacccctaatgcagaacatatagtgtatattataTGATCATGATAATTTTGACAGCAGACTGATTGGACTCACGGCGATAGCTTGGACTGTAGCCAGATAAAGAAGTGCCAGATCATCCAGGGTTTGAGACAAGGAGAGTCCGACAACCTGCcagaacaaaaacacaacactgaaaaacacaattaaatcctcacagcaatgtttaaagtcttcttccactaaaatccacttttcttgTTATTTGTGAAATATTATAGGTCTCTCTGTGTTGTACATGCATGCTGAATATGAAACTGCTCTTTAAACCTCCATTGTctacagtagctagtaaaagaaaatatttagaaaaacaagTTCATCAGGAAAAGCTCAGAAGTCCACGCCAACCGGTGAGTTCATGGCTCCGCCCACCAAGGGtggggaccgcccacagacagagcttacagcttctgtttacagctagttagttaacgttagctatcttggcAGGGAGGAGAACTTGGaatatcttggaatatggccgtgatcatcagggaagaaaaaatccattgatggaataacctggtctatattcagtatattcagttgAGGTGTCTCGATTTTGacattttatcgaaatcgattgaaattatgtcatggtctcgagcctcggaGTCAAAAAGAGGGTCGACAATCCCTCCCACTAAGCTACGCAAAtggagcagcacactgtagccggcGCCACTGATagtgtgactgctcaaagagcagctctatctccagagaatgtggacattctcatcttcttaaagaaaaacttgaaaatataaaaataacagttgttttgtctagcctcaaatatgttaatagttttggtaacttaaggagcatctttctctcagataaaaaaaacctcgtcattctcagggaccgagtattatttttcatatagaaggatagagttcagtttgttaaggctctaactgttctattattttgtattattttatgactgttcctgtattttgtattatttattttgttatgttgcacattgctgttttaatagtacacactgctgctaccaaaaaaaggcattacatatatatcttaattaaattatttaaatttgaccattagtgcctaatgtggtgtattacagatcacttgtatcactttgcatcacttatatcaagcccaccttttgaaataagatattgtaaatttgatgaatcaaaccaatgactgaccatagactaatctaaaactggcataggcctctctgctgtaaaaaaagaaaaaagaaaatcgagaatcgaatcgaatcttgaccctaaaatcggaaataaaattgaattgaggaTTTATAGAATCTGAACCCTtaatattcaggtagtcagctgtcctcattctttcagcacatactgttgctgaacctagacctgcagaccaactggcCAGTCAGTGTATATATGTAACACATGCATGTTCTACCACAAATCAGAGTATCTTCAGTCCAGTATTAAACTCACCATGCCCTTCAGGCTCTGATCAGCGAGAGGGGAGCGGTTGCCGTGAAAGTCAGGCCACACGTGCAGACTGGCGCTCAGCTGGTCCAGGTGCTTCTGGTCTTTACTCATTTCCTCCAGGTAGcgatttaaaaaagaataaacatGCTCGTCTCTGGAAAACACAAAACAGTTTAAATACACTGTGTAATCCTGCCGTGAGTTCCTGGACCAACTgttcactgtaaaaataaaaaaagttgagaaaacacAAATTTCGAGGCAGCTTACTGCAAAAAAGTTTAAAGAAAGCCACAGAgagttgtgccaactagaaatctttcaGTTcagattcattcatttttaaagagccactaaaccctaaaccaggggtctgcaattagttttggctgcgggccagatattttccaagctattacGTGGTGGGTCACAAAAAAGATCTGTTTatggaaaatgaagcaggtaaacccaggaagaaaggaaaaaatatcaCACTGGGATCAAACGCGAGTCGTCAGGATCGCGGTCCAATATACGTCCGCTGTCCCTGCTAGTGAACTGAGTTACAGCTGGGAAAAAATGCCTTAtcaagagatagggagcccaagaacgggcggaaaaaacgagaacgggtaAAAACcaaagtcacgccgagcacgacagagagagagagaggggaggaatataaacaaaagctcaccagagaagtattttactttttatttttttcattattgttcattttagttcaaacaacctcacaggccagatgtttcacgcttgcgggccacatctggcccacgggtCGCTTCTACTGCAGACCAATGCTCTAATGCCCTAAACCATACTGGTCCATTTCTGGCTCTGTAggccagcagtgacactgaggtgttaaaACCTCTGCTGTTTAACTGTTTTCATGTttagttatcattattattagaaaaaatatatattttgtagtcAAACAAATGAGGAAACATTGAAAAACACACCTTTTCTCTGTCTGCTGCTTTAACTGAGGGAATGCTGCATGTCCCTTTACCACATGATCAATCTGGGGAAGGAAAAATGTCCATGAagcacacaatacacaatatattaCAGTCTAGGATACACATTATATAGGATCTTCTTTAACACAGACAGCATCCAAGTTACAGGAACTGTGATTTGGACACCACAgcatcagtcaaaagtttttaaagtttttaaatgttctgcattgtagattaatgctaaaatcatccagactatgtagaaaaaacatatatatttatttagtaaacaagtaaaccagaatatgttttatattttagattcttcgtagcatctcttgcttagataaagacagctttgaacatctctgctggattttctcagtcagttttatgaggtagagtcacctggaattcaggctttcagttaacagctgtgctgaactcatcaagagttaattactttgagagcatcagttgtaaagtagtgaagaggtagagttacaggtatacagtgaatagtgaacatttgagtaatgttctaatccagattatgagaagcaagaactactcaacaaagtaaagaaaaaaaaaagatgaaacaggcactaatcaggaccgccccaggaaagaaagagcaagagtttcctctgttgtacaggataagatcatcagagtcaccagccttaaaaaccccagataagagcatctaaatgcttcttcacagagtattttggttagtttaacacacttaagttactacatgattccttatgtgttccttcatagtttggatcacttcagtattcaatttataatgtaggaaaataatAATTCTAAAGTTATTGTATACTTCTGACTGCTTAACTTTTTTTGAGTCTCATTCCTGTCTAAACTGGTCTGAGCTGGACTAAATTAGACTGACCAGTCCTCCAGTAGCACTCTGTCCACCTTCATTCAGCCAAAGCTCTGGAACCATAGCAGACAGATAAGGACCCCACACACCTGGAACAAACAGAGGCTTCTGGCTCACCTgtaacacacagacatacacacacatactacagtAAATAACCTTGTGCAGGTCATCAaactaaaatacagctctggaaaaagacaccacttcagtttctgaatcagtttctctgattttgctatttataggtttatgtttgagtaaaatgaacattgttgttttattcaataaactacagacaacatttctcccaaattccaaataaaaatattctaatttaaagcatttatttctagaaaatgagaaatgcctgaaataacaaaaaagatgcagagctttcaaacctcaaataatacaaagaaaacaagttcatattcacaaagttttaagagttcagaaatcaatatttggaataaccctggtttttaatcacagttttcatgcatcttggcatcatgcatctcctccaccagtcttacacactgcttttggataactttatgctgctttactcctggtgcaaaaattcaagcagttcagtttggtttgatggcttgtgatcatccatcttcctcctgattttattccagaggtttttaattgggtaaaatcaaagaaactcatcatttttaagtgcttttttttctccagagcttaATTATATCTaatctgaagctgcatgaagtttggagacTTTTTTGATTGTGATTGAGTTGCTGTCGTAAAGTTGCTTCCACTTTGTTAAAATGTATACTTTTATATAGAACCTTTCTAGGAACACAAGGGAGCTTTCTTATCATGATTTagacacaaccatttatactcagcactcacccacacagccaatcacacacaatgtttgtagaagcagtctgcatgactagctgcAAAACTCACAGCCATGTGACACGAGGATGTCCCACAGATAAGAGCTGCACGACATGTGATTGGTTGGTTTTCACAGGGTAGGTGGTGCCCACTCACGTCTGCTCCAATGacccctggaaaaaaaaaacaataattaatttaaactgaattaaaacatGGTATTCATTATTCTCAGACTGATTCACAAactaacatgaaaaaaaaaccccactgaatttaaggtgttcaaATGTTGATTGGAACAGTATATTGCTATACCAcctaagagaccacctaaaaatgatgagtttctttgattttaccaaattgaaaacctctggaatataatcaagaggaagatggatgatcacaagccatcaaaccaccaagctgaactgcttaaatttttgcaccaggagtaaagcagcataaagttatccaaaagcagtgtgtaagactggtggaggagaacatgatgccaagatgcatgaaaaaaactgtgattaaaaaccagggttattccaccaaatattgatttctgaactcctaaaactttatgaatatgaacttgttttctttgtattatttgaggtctgaaagctctgcatcttttttgttatttcagacatttctcattttctgcaaataaatgctttaaatatttttatttggaatttgggagaaatgttgtctgtagtttataatacaaacaacaatgttcattttactcaaacataaacctataaatagcaaaatcagagaaactgattcagaaacttaagtcctctcttaatttattccagaccTGTATTTACTATTTACTGCACAGCTCAATATAAAATTAAACATATCTAATGTAACTATGCAGCTATAGCTTTTTATCTAACATGCCTTTTATGTTTGCAACATGAGTGTGTAAAGGTTGCAGAATTGTGGCTGTGGAGGAAGTTaactcatttacatttaaaagatCAACAATAGGCTGTCGGGATATTTGCATATCAGATTTATTGCAATCTCCAAAAGTCTTTAAATCAGTTTCCCTCAGATTTACACAGCAGAGCTGAACTCTGGTTCCCTCTAGTGGTCAGACTTTAGTTCAGAACTCCATCCATCATCAGTCTAACTGCAGACTCACCCAGCCCTCCAGCGTGGGCATCAATCAGCGACGCCCCCACTGCTGTTCCCGGATTCAGACCCAAATCTGCTGCTGCCTCTGGAGTGAGGCCTTCTCCAACCGGACAGCCTGGACAGCAGGTCTGCTCTCCTGCAGGGTAAATGTGAAGACCATCActagaaatatactgtatttttctgattatatcactatcaataaatgtctattttctgatatattttcatacataaggcaaccTGTATTATAAGATGCATTAAGCAATGCCTACATAGaagtgtttcccttctaatgggttgggctgcaactaatgattattttggtagtcgactaatctgacgattattgtttcgattagtcgactagtccgATCATTTCTGCCAtctttaaaaacaatagaaacaacagaagatgagatttaaatggcatttaaatatctgaatgttgtttaaacatggaaaataCTGATATAGTGATTTGTGATTAGTAATCTGTTGTGTTACTTTTAGAAacaaactaagttgagtgtaaactcctattgcgcttctgtctccagcaccttgtgtaatgtggtactgttacaaattatcTATTAGTCGACAacgaaatttgtagtcaacaaatttaaataatcgacattaaTCGTTGCAGCTTTGCCTAGTAGCAACACAGCACTTACGCTCGGAGGAAAgggcagcgactcagttccaatacatcagctcacagatgcctcgtgctgatcgacattaccctaggagtgatgatgtAAATGCTGGTACAATATGAAAAACTCACCAATTCTGGAATGATTGTTCTCAAGCAGGTCCTCAAGACCAATAGTGGTCCAGAAACCATCATCCCACCCATCTGGAGGAGCGTAGGTCCACTTACAAACCAGCGTACACAAAGACCTGTCGCACAGAACACTTCGCATTGATTAGATTGTTAAAAAAGAATGAGTTGAATATGTTGCTCTTTAATTAATAATCTCCCAACTGTATATCTCTATAtccccccatcactggtgatgccacaacacaaggagagtaaagactagcacatgcctcctctgattcgcatcactctcccatacagcttctccttgtgtaaagtgcgctgtattgttgaccgatgcacagtgacaccatctgcagcaagatgatgctgcagctctttggaggtggtctgtggattgtccttgattgttctcaccattcttcttctctgcctttctgatatttttcttggcctgccacttctgggcttaacaagaactgtccctgtgctcttccatttccttactatgttcctcacagtggaaactgacaggttaaatctctgagacaactttttgtatccttcccctgaacaactatgatgaacaatctttgtttttagatcattttctgttctgtacaataaacctcatttcaatcctgaaatattactgtgtccatcagttattagatatatcaaactgaaatggctgttgcaaacacccaaatatttacaactaaaaatgattaagattaataggggtgcccaaactttttcatatgactgtatgttaaactattaaaaaacaataatcgCAACTAATCAcaaaaataatcggcagattagtcgagTACTAAAACACTCATTATTTGCAGCCATAACTGTGTGGTCTCAATAACTGCTGCAGATAACGTTCTCTGAGTGTTAATGCAGGACAATCTTAATAATTGGAATCATATAATATGCTTACGAATGGAATAATGTATTTCAGGTTATACTGCAATAAGCAATAAAGCTTCTCATAATGCATTACTCTATGAGCAACACATTCTTACACATGCTGAATGTGCTGAAGGTGCTAATGGGAAAGCTTACCTTACTAGAGATCCTGTAGATTTCCAGGACAGGAAGTCAGGAAGATCAAAGAAGTGAGCAGCGTCCTTCCAGCAGCTCTGCTTCAGATTCTGATTAAACAGGGGTCATAAGGGTCACGTTAAAAACATAATCTGTATCCTAATTTAAAACAACCAACTGCTTTTTATTTGGGCAATTTGTTGTAACATATACATATTCATGAAGTAGTTATATAAGAGCATATGTAAAAACCCATAAAATGAGTATATAATGACATCATTATAAATCTACTataccctaaaccatatttttgtccattaataactgatttttttccctctaaagtaatgaaacataccagtgctGCTTAAAAGTTGTATGAACCTTTCCTaacctataaaaaacacatttattgtggtcatttcctcctttgcagcgccctctcaggttcaactgtgctacaggcatggatgatgtttccgtgtactttggtatgcagacacatcacaacaTGTAAATCAGTCAATCGATAATTCCGCCCCCCTGCtaacgtccaaccatctgcacctcaccgctatcagaggcacacccagccaatcagctttccctaCTGCCTCagttctaaacccatacatcacccagtgcccctcccaaactaccctttacattttttttagaccttttcaAATTTGTGCCGGgtgtggagtcagctaaaatcagctaAAATACTTGGATACTTTTAAAGGCCCcgtaaatatttagtttttttaatcaatatttagaCATCACAATTAGGacataaagtttaaaaataaaaaaagaacactgtACATATACAAAGTCTCATTCTAATTTGAGatctctaaaatatttttttattaaaatacaaaaatcagtcATAATATCAGATCTATAAATCTCTAAGGACATATAAAGCTTGTCACAACCAGGTGCTTATTTACAATCATGCAAAACCAGCCTCCCATTGGTTTAAATGGGGGGAGAGATCAAAATACTGGAAACTAAACATCAGATTATCttttcaaaaacatattttacatcgctgataaaatctgataacaAACTCATGCACAATTTATAGTGTTCAACacaataatgtataaaaaaatgttgattttttttgtctatttggttatggctactgcacttgcgcagatctccacagtgaGAGGGACTTCACCACTAGTATGCTGACCATCCTCTGCTCTTCAcataagcagcaagctgattggcagAGACCTTAATAAGGTCTCTGATATAATACTAAGTTTTTAACTCATGTGTGTCTAGTATTATCTGCACAGGCACGGTGTGGATGTAGGTTTTAAGAGACTGTGATCAGCTGTTTGAAGAGTAACCAGCTGATTAAACAGGTAGAACCATGTGCTGCTGGTTCTTCAGAATTAAAACCTGTTAAAATGATCTACAGGACAGtaagcaggggcgtagcagcaaattcggggccctgtacactctcagtgacaatgggcccctatccatgccagtacacaaggaacgtgagcaaaaattttcatgggcccctctctctacttgggccctgggtggtcaggtccacttttccccccactaccacgcccatgacaGTAAGTGTGGGTGAGATGAGTACGCTGACCTCTTTCAGCCACAGTAATTTGGGAGGCTGCATTTCAGGAGACATGACTCCCCCCACGCTGTTCAGAACTCTGTGTTTAGTAGCTGTGATGCGAGAGGCCTGATCCAGCGCTCTGTGATCCATCCACATCACCACGTTCCTCTCCTCAACAcctgagagacaaacagagacaaaaaaaatatacaataatactaaataaaaacaaatcacagCACATTAAACTCAATGTAACACAGTTTTCAGGGTATATTTCCATGATTTGTCATTACTTTAATTACCAAAGATACTGTACACAGATCCAGACACacgattcaataataaaatgtgggtCAAACTTCATTGTGTAGGACTAAATTATATAACTCtgagattaggggtgggcgatatggctctaaaataatatcacaacatttcagggtatttttgcgataacgatatacttggcgatataggaaaactaaaataattcattcatttcaggaatatagtataatagtataacagaataatcataatgtggcaaaataaataatatagcataatatagcataaaataaaaataatattgcagaatattcagtgcatgcatataaactgcaaactaaaacaattatacaataaatacacctaaagcttcacagtaaataatagactacttttaagacagaacagccctattatcacaatacggatttttaatatcatgatattcctgtgtcacgatatattgtctacgatataatattgcccacccctatctGAGATGATGTATTTTTCAGCCCTACACTGATAAGAATTTCTAATGTTTAAGCTGTAAACCAAGGGTTGG is a genomic window containing:
- the fggy gene encoding FGGY carbohydrate kinase domain-containing protein, giving the protein MPGSPSADWYYVGVDVGSGSVRAALVTRDGRVKATAEESITVWTPQPDYYEQSSEDIWRKCCNTVKKVTEGVEKDRVRGIGFDATCSLVVLDQNFQPVAVNKNGVEERNVVMWMDHRALDQASRITATKHRVLNSVGGVMSPEMQPPKLLWLKENLKQSCWKDAAHFFDLPDFLSWKSTGSLVRSLCTLVCKWTYAPPDGWDDGFWTTIGLEDLLENNHSRIGEQTCCPGCPVGEGLTPEAAADLGLNPGTAVGASLIDAHAGGLGVIGADVSGHHLPCENQPITCRAALICGTSSCHMAVSQKPLFVPGVWGPYLSAMVPELWLNEGGQSATGGLIDHVVKGHAAFPQLKQQTEKRDEHVYSFLNRYLEEMSKDQKHLDQLSASLHVWPDFHGNRSPLADQSLKGMVVGLSLSQTLDDLALLYLATVQAIALGTRHILSVMKEAGHDITTLFLCGGLSKNPLFVQIHANTTGLPVVLAAEREAVLVGAAVLGACASGDCSSIQEAMEKMARIGKVIQPNLELESFYRRKYAVFLRLYDHQREYTALMSD